One segment of Dolichospermum sp. DET69 DNA contains the following:
- a CDS encoding DUF4255 domain-containing protein, with translation MLDDLDSTLKQLLTHELPELQRSTETNVAISFDMPLEGSIKQKPAINLFLYDVRENLELRSSEWSVQRRQNGTAIKKRPPARIDCSYLITVWANADDPQQEHHILGEVMKLLLRYRTLPAAILQGSLQGQEPLPVAVGLRSSYLQSLGEFWQAIGGKPKAALNYTVTIAVPVDEETEEFPLVLDKRIEFI, from the coding sequence ATGTTGGACGACTTAGATAGCACCCTAAAACAATTACTAACTCACGAATTACCAGAATTGCAAAGGTCAACGGAAACAAATGTTGCCATTAGCTTTGATATGCCATTAGAAGGGTCTATCAAACAGAAACCGGCGATTAATCTTTTCCTCTATGATGTGCGAGAAAATCTGGAATTACGGAGTAGTGAATGGTCGGTGCAACGTCGTCAAAACGGTACAGCAATCAAAAAACGTCCTCCAGCTAGGATAGATTGTTCCTATTTGATTACCGTTTGGGCTAATGCCGATGATCCTCAACAAGAACATCACATCTTAGGGGAAGTAATGAAATTATTACTCCGCTATCGGACATTACCAGCAGCAATTCTCCAAGGCAGTTTGCAAGGACAAGAACCTCTACCAGTAGCAGTTGGTTTGCGTTCTAGCTACTTACAAAGTTTAGGGGAATTTTGGCAAGCAATTGGGGGAAAACCTAAAGCAGCACTCAACTATACGGTCACAATTGCCGTTCCAGTTGATGAAGAAACAGAAGAATTTCCTTTGGTGCTTGATAAACGAATTGAATTTATATAG
- a CDS encoding carboxypeptidase regulatory-like domain-containing protein: MLKRQRFYDQIAIAGQVRDAITGEGIAGAMVKIIDAPDEFINFVIFQVKLFGLPSSLIQWHSFNPDLNPPNLALPQELQELQTNLRNPSLKATNKLELFQVFLENSHLSGRYKFLGFQEIIDYFPLDPKTKNSHLGRTKTAADGWFYFRDLPAGLYRIEASLSGAKMRYVKSQCQVEIGRKNQNNIINQDQNVDLFDNIRKVELELKPTTIRGKITNADDTEAVGMARVQILGSGEYTFSSIEIIKQQQGEWNYQIVGIEAKNTPITVIVSAKGYPGTQKEISLQPGEVKSLDFQLTSN, encoded by the coding sequence ATGCTAAAGCGACAACGATTTTATGATCAAATAGCCATAGCCGGACAAGTTAGAGATGCTATCACAGGAGAGGGAATTGCAGGTGCTATGGTCAAGATTATTGATGCTCCTGATGAATTTATTAATTTTGTAATCTTCCAAGTTAAATTATTTGGATTACCAAGTTCATTAATTCAGTGGCACTCCTTTAATCCCGATCTCAATCCTCCCAACTTAGCCTTACCTCAAGAACTTCAAGAATTACAAACAAATCTGAGAAATCCTAGCTTAAAAGCTACTAATAAGCTAGAATTATTTCAGGTATTTCTGGAAAATTCCCACCTTAGTGGTAGATATAAATTTCTAGGATTTCAGGAAATTATTGACTATTTTCCCCTCGACCCAAAGACCAAAAATTCTCACTTAGGACGGACTAAAACAGCCGCTGATGGTTGGTTCTATTTTAGGGATTTGCCAGCCGGATTATATCGCATAGAGGCATCTTTGTCTGGTGCTAAAATGCGCTATGTCAAGAGTCAATGTCAAGTTGAGATTGGGCGAAAAAATCAAAATAATATTATTAACCAAGATCAAAATGTTGATCTATTTGATAATATTAGGAAAGTAGAATTAGAACTGAAACCAACCACCATTAGAGGCAAAATCACGAATGCGGATGATACAGAAGCAGTTGGCATGGCTAGAGTCCAGATTTTAGGGAGTGGAGAATACACTTTTAGCTCAATTGAAATTATTAAACAACAACAAGGAGAATGGAATTATCAAATCGTTGGGATAGAAGCCAAAAATACTCCCATAACAGTAATAGTTTCAGCTAAAGGATATCCTGGAACGCAAAAAGAAATCAGTTTACAGCCTGGGGAGGTGAAATCCTTAGATTTCCAGTTGACTTCCAACTGA
- a CDS encoding DUF2808 domain-containing protein — MNKLLIYTIALTLTTASLISPSHASSRTNDGMVPHIDSNSQFPPTRWGIGGTFRHTFRLHIPQNSKPVTQLLIKVPDDVTLNNDIKDINVVNENEQKINTNVSVTGKTILIVFTEPVAPNTKFEIDINKIKRQNLGNGSVYSFSAKEVGIDAIIPIGVAWFQLY; from the coding sequence ATGAATAAGCTACTGATTTACACAATTGCATTGACTCTGACTACTGCATCTTTGATCTCTCCTAGCCATGCAAGCTCTAGAACTAATGATGGGATGGTTCCCCATATTGATAGTAATTCACAATTTCCTCCCACACGCTGGGGAATTGGGGGAACTTTTCGACATACTTTCCGGTTGCACATTCCCCAAAACAGCAAACCTGTTACCCAACTGCTTATCAAAGTTCCAGACGATGTAACTTTGAATAATGACATTAAAGATATCAATGTTGTGAATGAGAATGAGCAGAAAATTAACACTAATGTATCTGTCACTGGAAAAACTATACTAATAGTTTTCACAGAACCAGTTGCTCCTAATACTAAGTTTGAGATTGACATTAACAAAATAAAAAGGCAAAACCTTGGGAATGGTTCTGTTTACAGCTTTTCGGCTAAAGAGGTTGGCATTGATGCCATAATTCCCATAGGTGTTGCTTGGTTTCAACTCTACTAA